One region of Sulfuriroseicoccus oceanibius genomic DNA includes:
- a CDS encoding sodium:proton antiporter, whose protein sequence is MQVIIALITGLLIGAGIYRLLGGAKIDIIIGLILISQGGNLIIFASGGLKHNAPALLTDEATNAASMADPLPQALVLTAIVIGFGILAFLLTLLTRSSKA, encoded by the coding sequence ATGCAAGTCATAATCGCCCTCATCACCGGATTGCTCATCGGAGCGGGCATCTACCGCCTGCTCGGTGGTGCCAAAATCGACATCATAATCGGCCTCATCCTCATCAGCCAAGGCGGCAACCTCATCATCTTCGCCTCCGGCGGGCTCAAACACAACGCCCCCGCACTGCTCACCGATGAGGCCACCAACGCAGCCTCCATGGCCGACCCACTACCTCAAGCCCTCGTCCTGACCGCCATCGTCATCGGCTTCGGCATCCTCGCCTTCCTGCTCACGCTTCTTACCCGTTCGTCCAAAGCATGA